A stretch of Microbulbifer bruguierae DNA encodes these proteins:
- a CDS encoding AI-2E family transporter has product MFAIVRGWVNRYFSQEEVVLLVLMLLAALVVLATLGGVLAPVLAALVIAFLMQGMVLRLESWKVPHWLSVTIACLVLVGAIAGLMFVVMPIIWRQTIRLFSELPNMIDRGQELLLLLPEQYPRLVSAQQIEEIFNTVGSELGSLGQTVLTFSVANLPILAAVLIYLVVVPILVFFFLKDSEKLVAWCTSFLPHQRPMLRQIWYEMNDQVANYVRGKVIEIAIVAVVSYIAFLLLGVNYALLLAVAVGLSVLIPYIGAAVVTIPVAAIGLFQWGWGSEFFWLMFAYGIIQLLDGNVLVPILFSEAVNLHPVAIIMAVLVFGGIWGFWGVFFAIPLATLAKAIMNAWPTADHQAEWQEREALLSAPGVVDDAEQ; this is encoded by the coding sequence ATGTTTGCGATTGTCAGGGGTTGGGTAAATCGTTACTTCAGCCAGGAAGAGGTAGTCCTGCTGGTATTGATGTTGCTGGCGGCCTTGGTCGTGCTGGCGACCCTTGGTGGAGTGCTGGCACCGGTTCTGGCGGCGTTAGTGATCGCTTTCCTGATGCAGGGGATGGTGCTGCGACTGGAGTCCTGGAAGGTGCCTCACTGGCTGTCTGTGACGATTGCCTGCCTGGTGCTGGTTGGCGCTATCGCCGGCCTGATGTTTGTGGTGATGCCGATTATCTGGCGGCAGACGATACGCCTCTTTTCCGAGCTGCCAAACATGATTGACCGCGGTCAGGAATTGCTACTGTTACTGCCGGAGCAGTACCCGCGGCTGGTGTCCGCCCAGCAGATCGAGGAGATTTTCAATACTGTCGGTAGTGAATTGGGCTCCCTCGGGCAGACGGTGCTGACCTTTTCCGTGGCAAATCTGCCGATACTGGCCGCAGTGCTGATCTACCTGGTTGTTGTTCCTATCCTGGTGTTCTTCTTCCTGAAAGATTCGGAAAAACTGGTTGCCTGGTGCACGTCCTTCCTCCCCCACCAACGTCCGATGTTGCGCCAGATCTGGTATGAAATGAATGACCAGGTGGCCAACTACGTGCGCGGCAAGGTCATCGAAATCGCCATCGTGGCGGTGGTCAGCTATATCGCCTTCCTGTTGCTGGGAGTTAACTATGCTTTGCTGCTGGCGGTGGCGGTAGGTTTGTCGGTGCTGATTCCCTATATCGGTGCGGCGGTGGTGACGATTCCGGTGGCGGCCATCGGCCTGTTCCAATGGGGTTGGGGCAGTGAGTTTTTCTGGTTGATGTTCGCCTACGGCATTATCCAGCTGCTGGATGGCAACGTGCTGGTGCCTATTCTGTTTTCCGAGGCTGTAAATTTGCACCCGGTGGCGATCATTATGGCTGTGCTGGTATTCGGCGGCATCTGGGGGTTCTGGGGTGTATTCTTTGCCATCCCCCTGGCCACTCTGGCAAAGGCAATCATGAACGCCTGGCCCACCGCGGATCACCAGGCGGAATGGCAGGAGCGCGAGGCGCTACTGAGCGCACCTGGGGTGGTCGACGACGCCGAGCAGTAA
- a CDS encoding sulfurtransferase TusA family protein yields MTSPAKQTTEPRELDWGSALRVDACGLPCPQPLLAMRRGLKTLAPGSLLHLIATDPASRDDIRSFCRLSGVPLLRAECRGGELHYWLMAI; encoded by the coding sequence ATGACCAGTCCAGCCAAACAAACCACAGAACCTCGGGAATTGGATTGGGGTTCAGCGTTAAGGGTAGATGCCTGCGGACTTCCATGCCCGCAGCCCTTGCTGGCCATGCGTCGTGGGCTGAAAACGCTCGCGCCGGGGTCGCTGCTGCACCTGATCGCCACAGACCCGGCATCCCGCGATGATATTCGCAGCTTCTGCCGCCTTAGTGGTGTTCCTTTACTGCGCGCCGAATGCCGGGGGGGCGAGCTCCACTACTGGCTCATGGCCATCTGA
- the nadA gene encoding quinolinate synthase NadA gives MTDSSEKIATSPAPNAINARDFVQEHMAHPSEHHYSEEELDLWRERIKRLLKEQNAVLVAHYYTDPLIQQLAEETGGCVSDSLEMARFGAEHQAETLIVAGVKFMGETAKILTPNKRVLMPTLEATCSLDLGCPIDEFSAFCDQHPDRTVVVYANTSAAVKARADWVVTSSIALDVVDYLDAQGEKILWAPDKHLGSYVQKQTGADVLLWDGSCIVHEEFKAKGVADLKALYPEALVLVHPESPAAVVELADVVGSTSQIINAAKTRPNKQFIVATDQGIFYKMQQQCPDKELIIAPTAGSGATCRSCANCPWMAMNSLENLCGVLERGDNEILVDPELGKRAMIPLQRMLDFRKPLD, from the coding sequence ATGACAGACAGTAGCGAGAAAATTGCCACCAGCCCGGCCCCGAACGCGATTAATGCGCGGGACTTCGTGCAGGAGCACATGGCTCACCCGTCCGAGCATCACTATAGCGAGGAAGAGCTGGATTTGTGGCGAGAGCGGATCAAGCGTCTTCTAAAAGAACAGAATGCAGTGCTGGTCGCGCACTACTATACCGACCCGCTGATTCAGCAGCTGGCTGAGGAAACCGGTGGGTGCGTCTCCGATTCCCTCGAGATGGCGCGTTTCGGCGCTGAGCATCAGGCAGAAACCCTGATCGTCGCCGGTGTGAAATTCATGGGTGAAACTGCCAAGATCCTCACACCCAACAAGCGCGTGTTAATGCCCACACTGGAAGCAACCTGCTCTCTCGATCTCGGTTGCCCGATTGACGAGTTCTCAGCGTTCTGTGACCAGCACCCGGATCGTACCGTGGTGGTTTACGCAAACACCTCTGCCGCGGTGAAAGCGCGTGCGGATTGGGTGGTGACGTCCAGTATCGCGTTGGATGTGGTGGATTACCTCGACGCGCAGGGTGAAAAAATACTGTGGGCACCGGATAAACACCTCGGTAGCTATGTGCAGAAACAGACCGGTGCGGATGTGCTGCTTTGGGACGGTTCCTGCATCGTGCACGAGGAGTTCAAGGCGAAAGGGGTGGCGGATCTGAAGGCGCTTTACCCGGAAGCTCTGGTGCTGGTGCACCCTGAATCCCCAGCCGCCGTTGTGGAGCTGGCGGACGTTGTCGGTTCCACTTCCCAGATCATTAACGCCGCCAAAACCCGTCCCAATAAGCAATTTATCGTTGCTACGGATCAGGGCATTTTCTACAAAATGCAGCAACAGTGTCCTGACAAGGAGCTGATCATTGCCCCTACCGCTGGTTCCGGTGCTACCTGTCGCAGCTGTGCCAATTGTCCGTGGATGGCGATGAACTCACTGGAGAACCTGTGTGGTGTGCTGGAGCGTGGGGATAATGAAATCCTTGTGGATCCGGAACTCGGCAAGCGCGCAATGATACCGCTGCAGCGGATGCTGGATTTTCGCAAACCGCTGGATTGA
- a CDS encoding class GN sortase, with protein MHFLSLLLICAGIWQLTSGTWLLVKAELAQYLISDSWQRQLSSGDIHKPWPWADTWPVAQLKLGDDKPLVVLQGTSGQALAFGPGMYESTAMLPGDGSRAPVKVIAAHRDTHFRGLERLTAGAPVALQGSDGGWRSYLVTATRVVDSRTGSLPDFGHVGSAPGLILVTCYPFGAVDTGGPLRYLVYAEQVSTVQL; from the coding sequence TTGCACTTTCTTTCCCTGCTGCTGATCTGTGCGGGCATCTGGCAGCTGACCAGTGGAACCTGGCTGTTGGTGAAAGCGGAGTTGGCGCAGTACCTGATCAGCGATTCGTGGCAGCGTCAGCTCAGCAGTGGTGACATTCACAAACCCTGGCCCTGGGCGGATACCTGGCCGGTGGCTCAGTTGAAACTCGGCGATGACAAGCCCCTGGTAGTACTGCAGGGCACCAGTGGTCAGGCGCTTGCCTTTGGACCGGGGATGTATGAATCAACCGCTATGTTACCGGGGGATGGCTCGCGGGCGCCGGTCAAGGTCATTGCCGCCCACAGGGACACCCATTTTCGGGGACTGGAGCGGCTGACCGCCGGTGCGCCGGTGGCGTTGCAAGGCAGTGACGGCGGCTGGCGCAGTTACCTGGTGACAGCGACACGGGTGGTCGACAGTCGCACTGGATCACTGCCGGATTTCGGCCATGTTGGCAGTGCTCCCGGGTTGATACTGGTGACCTGTTATCCCTTTGGTGCCGTAGATACCGGCGGCCCCCTGCGGTATCTGGTGTACGCGGAGCAGGTCTCAACGGTGCAGTTGTAG
- a CDS encoding M48 family metalloprotease, which yields MTENSNAFRQVSGRDQRSGSRWQGLRRTATGIAAGLLLGGAPIVATAQDDNHIQLPQLGDTSSGLVSRARENELGEMWLRMFRSQVRTSSDALLQQYVENSLKSLAEYSPLEDKSLDVVVVKNDTMNAFAVPGGVVGVHTGLFLFAENEDQFASVLAHELAHLSQRHYARSLEAQRNSTLPTLAGMLGALVLAATAGGDAGIAAMTATQAAALDNQLRFSRQNEQEADRVGIETLAKSGMDPQAAGEMFEQMLKATRYYRRPPEFLLTHPVTEKRIADARLRANRMEKVPLRDSREYHLMRARIRVNAEATPQQAVKRFQAELRGVNDNEDAARYGLALAQTAAGKPDTALDTLQPLLDKEPDKDAFVLARADIDLARQDYTSATRRLQKAVDNNPKNHALTMGLANAHFKAGNYLAAERILKKHSRVRRKDPAVWYLLAETHGLAGDIVGVHEARAEYYILNGVFDKALQHLRHGVRLAQNDYQTHAILEQRMKDVIKMQEKAKEL from the coding sequence ATGACCGAGAATTCCAACGCTTTCAGGCAAGTTTCAGGGCGCGACCAACGCTCCGGCTCGCGCTGGCAGGGCCTGCGCCGGACCGCCACCGGCATTGCCGCCGGCCTGCTACTGGGGGGCGCGCCCATTGTCGCCACTGCCCAGGACGACAACCATATCCAGCTCCCGCAACTGGGAGACACCAGCAGCGGACTCGTATCCCGCGCGCGGGAAAATGAATTGGGGGAAATGTGGCTGCGCATGTTCCGCAGCCAGGTGCGCACTTCCAGCGACGCCCTGCTGCAGCAGTATGTCGAAAACTCCCTGAAATCCCTGGCCGAATACAGCCCGCTCGAGGACAAATCACTCGACGTTGTTGTGGTCAAGAACGACACCATGAACGCCTTTGCGGTGCCTGGCGGTGTCGTAGGCGTTCACACCGGGCTGTTCCTGTTTGCGGAAAATGAAGACCAGTTTGCCTCGGTGCTCGCCCACGAACTGGCGCACCTGAGTCAACGCCATTACGCCCGCTCACTCGAAGCCCAGCGCAACAGCACCCTGCCCACCCTCGCGGGAATGCTCGGCGCCCTGGTTCTCGCCGCCACCGCTGGCGGTGACGCGGGTATTGCCGCGATGACCGCCACCCAGGCCGCAGCGCTGGACAACCAGCTGCGCTTCTCCCGCCAGAATGAACAGGAAGCAGACCGGGTAGGTATCGAGACCCTGGCCAAGTCCGGCATGGACCCACAGGCGGCCGGGGAAATGTTCGAGCAGATGCTGAAGGCCACCCGCTACTACCGCCGCCCCCCCGAATTCCTTCTGACCCACCCGGTGACCGAAAAGCGAATTGCCGATGCCAGGCTGCGCGCCAATCGCATGGAAAAAGTGCCGCTGCGAGACAGCCGCGAATATCACCTGATGCGCGCCCGCATCCGCGTAAATGCCGAAGCGACGCCACAGCAGGCGGTGAAACGCTTTCAGGCGGAGTTGCGCGGCGTCAACGACAATGAGGACGCAGCGCGCTACGGACTGGCACTGGCACAGACCGCCGCGGGCAAACCGGATACCGCCCTGGATACGCTGCAACCGCTACTGGACAAGGAACCCGACAAAGACGCCTTCGTACTTGCGCGTGCGGATATCGATCTCGCCCGCCAGGACTACACCAGTGCCACCCGCCGCCTGCAAAAAGCCGTGGACAACAATCCCAAGAACCACGCGCTGACCATGGGGCTGGCAAACGCACACTTTAAAGCCGGTAATTACCTGGCTGCGGAGCGCATTCTGAAAAAACACAGCCGTGTGCGCCGCAAGGACCCGGCAGTTTGGTATCTGCTGGCCGAGACCCACGGTCTCGCCGGCGATATTGTCGGCGTACATGAGGCGCGCGCCGAGTATTACATTCTGAACGGCGTGTTCGACAAGGCGCTGCAACACCTGCGCCATGGCGTGCGCCTGGCACAGAATGACTACCAGACCCACGCGATTCTGGAACAGCGGATGAAAGATGTGATCAAGATGCAGGAGAAGGCGAAGGAACTTTAA
- the queE gene encoding 7-carboxy-7-deazaguanine synthase QueE, producing the protein MAATETDLIATDLTGESLRISEIFYSLQGEARDSGLPTVFVRLTGCPLRCTYCDSEYAFYGGERMSLADILQKVQSYPARHVCVTGGEPLAQPNCIPLLKALCDAGYQVSLETSGAMPVDAVDTRVSRVVDLKTPASGELARNRMENIPLLGQRDQVKFVICDRADYEWAKSTLDEYGLSRRVGEVLFSPSYEQLPPRQLAEWILEDGLPVRMQMQLHKLLWGDIPGV; encoded by the coding sequence ATGGCCGCGACTGAGACCGATCTGATTGCGACAGACCTGACCGGGGAGTCTCTTCGCATCAGTGAAATTTTCTATTCTCTCCAGGGAGAAGCCCGGGACTCGGGGTTGCCCACGGTATTCGTGCGCCTCACCGGCTGCCCATTGCGCTGTACCTACTGTGACTCCGAATACGCCTTTTATGGCGGCGAGCGCATGTCCCTGGCCGACATTTTGCAAAAAGTGCAGAGCTATCCCGCCCGGCATGTCTGTGTGACGGGCGGTGAGCCGTTGGCGCAACCCAACTGTATACCGCTGTTGAAGGCGCTGTGCGATGCAGGGTATCAGGTCTCACTGGAAACCAGTGGCGCTATGCCGGTAGATGCGGTGGATACCCGCGTGTCTCGGGTGGTCGATCTGAAAACGCCGGCCTCCGGAGAGCTGGCGCGCAACCGTATGGAGAATATTCCACTGCTGGGCCAGCGCGACCAGGTCAAGTTTGTGATTTGCGACCGCGCTGACTATGAGTGGGCCAAGTCTACTCTGGACGAATATGGGCTCTCCCGGCGGGTCGGGGAGGTGCTCTTCTCACCAAGTTACGAGCAGCTACCCCCTCGCCAGCTGGCCGAGTGGATACTGGAAGATGGCCTGCCGGTGCGTATGCAGATGCAGCTACACAAGTTGTTGTGGGGCGATATTCCCGGCGTATGA
- the queC gene encoding 7-cyano-7-deazaguanine synthase QueC, which yields MSDKKAVVLLSGGLDSATVLAMARSEGYVCYALGFDYGQRHSAELLAAQRVAADLDAREHKVVKLDLRVIGGSALTDDSIAVPEEETSGIPVTYVPARNTVFLSIALGWAEVLGAQDIFVGVNAVDYSGYPDCRPEYIEAFERMANLATRAGVEGNKLTIRAPLMKMSKADIVKRGTELGVDYSLTVSCYQAQANGAACGRCDSCRLRAAGFNEAGLADPTIYA from the coding sequence ATGAGTGACAAGAAAGCGGTAGTTCTTCTTTCTGGCGGCCTTGATTCCGCCACCGTTCTCGCTATGGCCCGCAGTGAGGGTTATGTGTGTTACGCCCTGGGGTTTGACTACGGTCAGCGCCACAGTGCCGAGCTATTGGCGGCGCAACGGGTGGCGGCAGATCTGGACGCCCGCGAGCACAAGGTGGTTAAGCTTGACCTGCGCGTCATCGGTGGCTCGGCGCTGACCGACGACAGTATCGCTGTGCCGGAAGAGGAAACCAGTGGTATTCCGGTTACATACGTCCCCGCACGGAATACCGTGTTTTTGTCGATTGCTCTGGGCTGGGCGGAAGTGCTGGGAGCGCAGGATATTTTTGTGGGCGTCAATGCGGTTGACTATTCTGGTTACCCGGATTGCCGCCCGGAATATATCGAGGCCTTCGAGAGAATGGCCAATCTGGCGACCCGGGCCGGTGTCGAGGGGAACAAGCTGACGATACGCGCGCCACTGATGAAGATGAGCAAGGCAGATATCGTCAAGCGGGGTACCGAACTGGGTGTGGATTACAGCCTCACGGTCAGCTGTTACCAGGCGCAAGCGAATGGCGCAGCCTGTGGCCGCTGCGACAGTTGCCGCCTGCGTGCGGCGGGCTTCAATGAGGCTGGATTGGCGGATCCGACCATCTACGCTTGA
- a CDS encoding phosphoribosylaminoimidazolesuccinocarboxamide synthase: MSLADKVLAVNNDLPIRTDKPVHSGKVRSVYWLTEADSARLIKEKGYPVAPDAPLAVMVISDRISAFDCIWTGEGGMRGVPGKGAALNAIANHWFGLFKEQGLADSHILDIPHPAVWIVQKARPVKIEAIARQYITGSMWRAYSKGEREFCGIELPDGLQKDQKLPELLITPSTKGILTGIPGVPEADDVNITRKNIEDNFAAFGFHSEDDIAQYEKLLKEGFDVISAALAKLDQVFVDTKFEFGYVTDTDGKEKLIYMDEVGTPDSSRIWEGEQYRNGKVVENSKEGFRQALLNHFPDPDILLNKDRMDEREALARDNELPESMLMDVSATYVGIAEKIIGGKLEISDNPKAEVIQVLRDGYGLID, translated from the coding sequence ATGAGCCTTGCTGACAAAGTACTGGCGGTCAATAACGATCTGCCAATCCGTACTGACAAGCCTGTCCACAGCGGTAAGGTCCGCTCCGTTTACTGGCTGACCGAGGCCGACAGCGCCCGCCTGATCAAAGAGAAAGGTTACCCGGTGGCGCCAGATGCACCGCTGGCGGTGATGGTAATCTCCGACCGTATCTCCGCCTTTGACTGTATCTGGACCGGCGAGGGCGGCATGCGAGGGGTCCCAGGTAAAGGCGCGGCGTTGAATGCCATCGCCAACCACTGGTTTGGACTGTTCAAAGAGCAGGGGCTGGCGGACAGCCACATTCTGGATATTCCCCATCCGGCAGTGTGGATCGTGCAGAAAGCCCGTCCGGTCAAGATCGAAGCCATTGCCCGCCAGTACATTACAGGCTCCATGTGGCGTGCCTACAGCAAGGGCGAGCGTGAGTTCTGTGGCATCGAGCTGCCGGACGGACTGCAGAAAGACCAGAAGCTCCCCGAACTGCTGATCACCCCTTCCACCAAGGGCATTCTCACCGGCATCCCCGGTGTGCCGGAGGCGGACGATGTGAACATCACCCGCAAAAATATTGAAGACAACTTCGCCGCTTTTGGTTTCCACAGTGAGGATGACATCGCCCAGTACGAGAAGCTGCTGAAAGAGGGCTTTGACGTTATCTCTGCGGCGTTGGCGAAGCTGGATCAGGTATTTGTGGATACCAAGTTCGAGTTCGGTTATGTCACCGATACAGATGGCAAGGAAAAGCTGATTTACATGGACGAGGTGGGGACACCGGATTCTTCCCGTATCTGGGAGGGCGAGCAGTACCGCAATGGCAAGGTGGTGGAAAATTCCAAAGAGGGATTCCGCCAGGCGCTGCTAAACCATTTCCCCGACCCGGACATCCTGCTGAACAAGGACCGTATGGACGAGCGCGAGGCGTTGGCGCGCGACAACGAACTGCCGGAATCCATGCTGATGGATGTCTCCGCCACTTATGTGGGTATCGCCGAAAAAATTATCGGTGGCAAGTTGGAGATTTCTGACAATCCCAAGGCGGAGGTTATCCAGGTGCTTCGGGACGGTTATGGTCTGATCGACTGA
- the adhP gene encoding alcohol dehydrogenase AdhP has product MMKAAVVRAFGKPLEICEVERPSLTDSGVIVKVAASGVCHTDLHAAEGDWPVKPNPPFIPGHEGVGTVVEVGRNVKGVKEGDRVGVPWLYTACGHCRHCMGGWETLCAEQQNTGYSVNGGFAEYVLADPNYVGRLPRGLDFAPAAPVLCAGVTVYKGLKETDTRPGQTVVISGIGGLGHMAVQYAKAMGLHVIAVDIADDKLALARDLGADQVINALETDPVAEVQAGGGAEGVLVTAVAGKSFEQGVGMLARGGTMSLVGLPPESFPLQIFDTVLNRKTIRGSIVGTRNDLAEALQFAAEGKVAAHYSTETLEDVNSIFERMKKGQIEGRIVMEITGG; this is encoded by the coding sequence ATGATGAAGGCTGCAGTCGTTCGAGCATTTGGAAAACCCCTGGAGATTTGCGAGGTCGAGCGCCCCTCGCTCACCGATTCCGGCGTCATCGTGAAGGTCGCGGCCAGTGGCGTGTGTCACACGGACCTTCACGCGGCGGAAGGGGATTGGCCGGTGAAGCCAAACCCGCCATTCATCCCCGGTCACGAAGGGGTTGGCACGGTCGTTGAAGTTGGGCGCAATGTGAAGGGTGTCAAGGAGGGTGACCGGGTAGGCGTACCCTGGCTCTATACCGCCTGTGGTCATTGTCGCCACTGTATGGGCGGGTGGGAAACGCTGTGCGCTGAGCAGCAGAACACGGGCTACAGCGTCAATGGGGGTTTTGCGGAATATGTACTGGCCGATCCGAACTATGTAGGGCGCCTGCCACGAGGGCTGGACTTTGCCCCCGCAGCCCCGGTGTTGTGTGCGGGTGTCACCGTCTACAAGGGCCTTAAGGAAACCGATACGCGACCGGGGCAGACAGTGGTGATCTCGGGTATTGGCGGATTGGGCCATATGGCGGTGCAATACGCCAAGGCGATGGGGTTGCATGTCATCGCGGTGGATATCGCCGATGACAAGCTTGCTCTCGCGCGGGATCTCGGCGCCGACCAAGTGATAAATGCGCTGGAAACCGATCCTGTTGCCGAAGTTCAGGCCGGGGGCGGGGCCGAGGGTGTGCTGGTCACGGCGGTCGCGGGCAAGTCTTTCGAGCAGGGTGTCGGCATGCTGGCGCGGGGCGGTACCATGAGTCTGGTGGGGTTGCCGCCGGAGAGTTTCCCGCTGCAGATTTTCGACACGGTCCTCAATCGCAAAACCATTCGTGGCTCCATTGTCGGAACGCGCAACGATCTGGCGGAAGCGCTGCAGTTCGCGGCCGAGGGCAAGGTGGCTGCGCATTATTCTACGGAGACGCTGGAGGACGTAAACAGTATCTTCGAGCGGATGAAGAAGGGGCAGATCGAGGGCCGGATCGTCATGGAGATTACCGGCGGGTAG
- a CDS encoding marine proteobacterial sortase target protein — MNRPFFHPPRIHRDLLILPTDEYYRRRYRKKHTGSWLLLLVTAAAVLLAAVGAKAQESGAEISPRQGAVFERVGINDAGSGDLLFQSADSHHYVPAIHLGTEVEMKVRGLVAEVTLQQTFSNTSDQWQEAVYVLPLPENAAVNGLEIVIGERRIVGEVRERQQAQKIYKEAREAGKRAALLEQQRPNLFTSRVANIAPGEKIAVEVHYLQTLRFDSGQFSLHLPSTLTPRYMPGEPEATTQKVSLNAHGWSLPTDQVPDADRISPVMLPMSELAEQGSHQMNIQIDLGMGLPLADIYSPYHEIDFRREGDHRYRVTLKQGRVPMDRDFALYWRPQASAMPAAAMFAEQSRKASSQFLQLLLLPPQGNANGKTLPREVVYVVDTSGSMGGNSIRQAKESLLLALSRLSAMDRFNVIEFNSNYQTLYPRPQLATRENIQRARDWVESLAASGGTEMASALKEALSQQMSEEPGELVRQVIFITDGAVGNERALFELIRQRLGEVRLFTVGIGSAPNSFFMAKAAQYGRGSFVQIGDLNDVQAKMAALFAKLESPLVTDLQVQWPRGVKVEAYPKRLPDLYRGEPVQLVAQFDGSQLGSSDVGEVTISGRLAGKRFTRNLSLSQLAVDNSGSGIGSLWAREKIAALRDEQRERGHVIDPEDEDPLRQQILKLALEYQLASPYTSFVAVEQAPVRPTSAALKSHPVPNAVAHGQVQQRFTYPATANGIYGQWLMAAILLCLGGLLRVLRSTFPRLRAICGMRSGE; from the coding sequence GTGAACCGTCCTTTTTTCCACCCGCCGCGTATCCATCGCGACCTGTTGATTCTTCCTACCGATGAATACTACCGCCGTCGGTACCGCAAAAAGCACACCGGCAGTTGGCTGCTGTTACTGGTGACTGCCGCTGCGGTTCTGCTGGCAGCGGTAGGCGCGAAAGCGCAGGAGTCGGGCGCTGAAATTAGCCCCCGGCAGGGCGCAGTATTTGAGCGTGTGGGTATCAACGATGCCGGTAGTGGCGACCTGTTGTTCCAGTCCGCTGATAGCCACCATTACGTACCGGCTATCCATCTCGGTACCGAGGTGGAAATGAAAGTGCGCGGTCTGGTGGCGGAAGTCACTCTTCAGCAAACATTTTCCAACACCTCTGATCAGTGGCAGGAGGCGGTCTACGTGCTTCCATTGCCGGAAAATGCCGCGGTAAACGGCCTGGAAATAGTGATTGGCGAACGGCGTATCGTCGGAGAGGTGCGCGAGCGTCAGCAGGCTCAAAAAATCTATAAAGAGGCGCGGGAGGCGGGCAAGCGCGCGGCATTGCTGGAGCAGCAGCGTCCCAATCTGTTTACCAGCCGGGTTGCGAATATCGCACCGGGAGAAAAAATTGCGGTGGAAGTTCACTACCTGCAGACCCTGCGATTTGATTCGGGCCAGTTCAGCCTGCATCTGCCCAGTACCTTGACGCCGCGCTATATGCCCGGTGAGCCAGAGGCTACCACGCAAAAAGTGAGCCTCAACGCCCACGGCTGGTCACTCCCTACGGATCAGGTCCCGGATGCAGACCGGATTTCTCCAGTGATGCTGCCAATGAGCGAGCTGGCAGAGCAGGGAAGTCATCAGATGAATATTCAGATCGATCTCGGTATGGGATTACCGCTTGCGGATATATACAGCCCCTATCACGAAATTGATTTTCGAAGAGAGGGTGATCATCGCTATCGTGTCACGCTGAAACAGGGCCGCGTTCCCATGGATCGGGACTTTGCCCTTTACTGGCGACCACAGGCCTCGGCAATGCCCGCGGCCGCGATGTTCGCGGAACAGTCGCGGAAGGCGTCCTCCCAGTTTCTGCAGCTATTGCTGCTGCCGCCGCAGGGCAATGCCAATGGCAAAACGCTGCCGCGGGAAGTGGTGTACGTAGTGGATACCTCCGGCTCCATGGGTGGTAACTCCATTCGCCAGGCAAAGGAAAGTCTGCTGTTGGCACTGTCGCGCTTGAGTGCGATGGATCGCTTCAATGTGATCGAATTCAACAGCAATTACCAAACCCTGTATCCGCGCCCGCAGCTTGCCACGCGGGAAAATATCCAGCGCGCGCGGGACTGGGTGGAATCCCTGGCGGCCAGCGGTGGAACCGAGATGGCGTCGGCATTGAAAGAGGCTCTCTCCCAGCAGATGAGCGAAGAACCCGGGGAACTGGTGCGCCAGGTGATATTTATCACCGATGGGGCGGTAGGCAATGAGCGCGCGCTGTTTGAATTGATTCGTCAGCGGCTCGGCGAGGTGCGCCTGTTTACCGTTGGTATTGGTTCCGCCCCCAATAGTTTCTTTATGGCAAAAGCCGCACAGTACGGTCGCGGCAGTTTCGTACAGATCGGCGATTTGAACGACGTACAGGCCAAAATGGCGGCGTTATTCGCGAAGCTAGAGAGCCCGCTGGTGACCGATCTGCAGGTGCAGTGGCCCAGGGGGGTGAAAGTGGAGGCGTATCCGAAGCGCCTGCCGGATCTATACCGCGGCGAGCCGGTACAACTGGTGGCGCAGTTTGACGGTAGTCAGCTCGGCAGCAGCGATGTGGGTGAAGTCACAATCAGTGGCCGCCTTGCGGGCAAACGCTTTACCCGCAACCTCTCTTTGTCGCAGCTGGCTGTGGATAACTCAGGTAGCGGTATTGGCAGTCTGTGGGCGCGGGAGAAAATCGCTGCACTCAGGGATGAGCAGCGCGAGCGCGGTCACGTGATAGATCCGGAAGACGAAGACCCACTGCGCCAGCAGATACTGAAGCTGGCGCTGGAGTATCAACTGGCCAGTCCCTACACCAGTTTCGTCGCCGTGGAGCAGGCACCGGTGCGCCCGACCTCTGCCGCCCTCAAATCCCACCCGGTGCCGAATGCGGTGGCGCATGGGCAGGTACAGCAGCGGTTTACCTATCCCGCGACCGCCAATGGCATTTACGGACAGTGGTTGATGGCCGCCATCCTGTTGTGTCTGGGGGGATTGCTCCGGGTGCTGCGTTCCACCTTTCCTCGTCTGCGGGCCATTTGCGGGATGCGTAGCGGTGAATAA